Proteins encoded in a region of the Zea mays cultivar B73 chromosome 2, Zm-B73-REFERENCE-NAM-5.0, whole genome shotgun sequence genome:
- the LOC100278001 gene encoding uncharacterized protein LOC100278001, with the protein MMEEMKARTTKFAAIVLVFAVVSHGLMSPAMGMLENKGAGGETTTTATARSAYKPTLGVGGGTAVDNHHAIPRDQYSSHGGDDGGSGGDTNN; encoded by the coding sequence ATGATGGAGGAAATGAAAGCCAGGACGACCAAGTTCGCAGCTATCGTTCTTGTATTTGCTGTAGTCAGCCATGGCCTGATGAGCCCTGCCATGGGGATGCTCGAGAACAAGGGTGCCGGcggagagacgacgacgacggccacggccaggtccgctTATAAGCCCACCCTTGGTGTTGGCGGCGGAACCGCCGTGGACAACCACCATGCCATCCCACGAGACCAGTACAGCAGTCATGGAGGAGACGACGGAGGGAGTGGTGGTGATACAAACAACTAG